One genomic window of Cydia strobilella chromosome 11, ilCydStro3.1, whole genome shotgun sequence includes the following:
- the LOC134745370 gene encoding frizzled-2, whose amino-acid sequence MLRLWVVVALAASSAALQPRCEEISIPMCRGIGYNLTAFPNELDHDTQEEAGLEVHQYWPLVEIKCSADLKFFLCSVYTPICLEDYPKPLPACRSVCERARAGCAPLMQKYGFQWPERMACEKLPRMGDPDKLCMEETNRAQEPEPPRAPPPPRRPHYKCKDPNSKNCESGPAASPGSAASDECACTCRAPLVPARHNGSAALAALLPGEGCALPCRGAFFTREEKEFAGVWVALWSGLCAASTLMTLTTFLIDSQRFKYPERPIVYLSACYFMVALGYLARLAIGHDEIACDGPLLKTSAAGPSACTLVFILVYFFGMASSIWWVILSFAWFLAAGLKWGNEAIAGHAQYYHLAAWLIPAAKTVAVLLAGAVDGDPVAGICYVGNSSPENLKKYVLAPLIVYFALGATFLLAGFVSLFRIRSVIKRQGGLGAGSKADKLEKLMIRIGVFSVLYAVPAGAVLGCLAYEASGHSPWLRRTACGARCGPRPLYAALMLKYFMALAVGITSGVWIWSGKTLESWRRVWRGGRAPGGAQRALVKGGV is encoded by the exons ATGCTGCGCTTGTGGGTCGTGGTGGCGCTGGCGGCGTCGAGCGCGGCGCTGCAGCCCCGCTGCGAGGAGATCTCCATACCCATGTGCCGCGGCATCGGGTACAACCTCACCGCCTTCCCCAACGAGCTGGACCATGACACGCAGGAGGAGGCTGGGCTTGAG GTGCACCAGTACTGGCCGCTGGTCGAGATCAAGTGTTCAGCCGATCTCAAGTTCTTCCTCTGCTCAGTATACACCCCAATATGCCTCGAAGACTACCCGAAACCGCTGCCCGCTTGTCGATCCGTGTGCGAGCGGGCGCGGGCCGGCTGCGCTCCTCTGATGCAAAAATACGGCTTCCAATGGCCCGAGCGTATGGCCTGCGAGAAACTGCCGCGGATGGGAGACCCCGACAAGCTCTGCATGGAGGAGACGAACCGAGCGCAGGAGCCCGagccgccccgcgcgccgccgccgccgcgccggccgCACTACAAGTGTAAGGATCCAAATTCAAAAAACTGCGAAAGCGGCCCGGCTGCAAGCCCGGGCTCGGCCGCAAGCGACGAGTGCGCGTGCACGTGCCGGGCACCGCTCGTGCCCGCGCGACACAACGGCTCGGCCGCGCTCGCGGCGCTGCTGCCCGGCGAGGGCTGCGCGCTGCCCTGCCGCGGCGCCTTCTTCACCAGGGAGGAGAAGGAGTTCGCGGGCGTGTGGGTCGCGCTCTGGAGCGGCCTCTGCGCCGCCTCCACCCTCATGACGCTCACCACCTTCCTGATCGACTCTCAGCGCTTCAAGTACCCCGAGCGCCCGATCGTGTACCTGTCGGCGTGCTACTTCATGGTGGCCCTCGGGTACCTCGCTCGGCTCGCCATCGGCCATGACGAGATCGCGTGCGACGGGCCTCTGCTCAAAACCTCCGCGGCCGGCCCGAGCGCCTGCACCCTCGTCTTCATCCTCGTATATTTCTTCGGGATGGCGTCCTCAATCTGGTGGGTCATCCTATCCTTCGCCTGGTTTTTGGCGGCGGGACTCAAATGGGGCAACGAGGCGATCGCCGGGCACGCCCAGTACTACCACTTGGCCGCGTGGCTCATCCCGGCTGCGAAAACCGTGGCCGTCCTCCTGGCCGGGGCCGTCGACGGGGACCCGGTGGCGGGCATCTGCTACGTCGGCAACTCGTCGCCTGAGAATTTAAAGAAATACGTTCTGGCACCCCTGATCGTGTACTTCGCCCTGGGAGCGACGTTTCTGCTGGCCGGCTTCGTGTCGCTCTTCAGAATCCGCTCGGTCATCAAACGACAGGGCGGGCTCGGGGCCGGGTCGAAGGCGGACAAGCTCGAGAAGCTGATGATCAGGATCGGGGTGTTCAGCGTGCTGTACGCCGTGCCGGCCGGCGCCGTGCTCGGGTGCCTGGCGTACGAGGCGAGCGGGCACTCGCCGTGGCTGCGGCGCACGGCGTGCGGCGCGCGCTGCGGCCCGCGCCCGCTGTACGCGGCGCTAATGCTGAAGTACTTTATGGCGCTGGCCGTGGGCATCACGTCGGGGGTGTGGATCTGGTCGGGCAAGACGCTGGAGTCGTGGCGGCGCGTGTGGCGGGGCGGGCGCGCGCCGGGCGGGGCGCAGCGCGCGCTGGTGAAGGGCGGCGTGTGA